Proteins encoded within one genomic window of Burkholderiaceae bacterium:
- a CDS encoding CRISPR-associated endonuclease Cas9 has protein sequence MAQHVFGLDIGIASVGWAVLNEQRIVDLGVRCFDKAETADKGLPLNLARRGARLMRRRLYRRAWRLTQLARLLKREGLIVDAKLFNKSPSFTEPDPQDPNRQNIVSAWELRRHGLDRLLTPLEWARVIYHLCKHRGFHWISKAEEAAADSNTEGGRVKQGLKSTKALMESKGYRSAAEMVLAEFPTAQRNKQGQYDKALARVLLGQEFALLFATQRRLGNPHASERFEALLLGSGDRKSGLFWQQKPALSGADLLKMLGKCTFEKAEFRAPKASFTAERHVWLTRLNNLRIVEDGRSRPLSEAERSAALLLPYQTESFKYKSLKSALVKAGLWSADVRFGGLSYPSAAQVENGKAKDPEDQILVKLPAWHELRQAFKKAGQEALWQRISTPALEGQPELLDEIAWVLSVFKDGAEVVQQLRRLDLPEPDASIAVLEQLSFDRFSSLSLKALRRIVPLMQQGLRYDEAVAQIPEYGHHSQLIAPDAGKRQYLPPFYEHERKHGENDRVGSMQFRDDANIPRNPVVLRALNQARKVVNALIRRHGSPMAVHIEMARDLSRPLDERREVQKLQDEFKERNQKLRDDFETLFKRKPNGKDFEKWLLYKEQGGQCAYSLKPLAPSGDCNEIFLDGNTQVDHALPYSRSYDDSKNNKVLVLTRENQNKGNRTAYEYLTSFPGGEDGERWRAYAAWVQGNKAYRMAKRTRLLRKNYGQDEARGFIDRNLNDTRYICKFFKNYVEEHLQLAPRADGETNRRCVVLSGQLTAFLRARWGLTKVRSDSDRHHALDAAVVAACTHGMVKALADYSRERELEFLREGFPDPETGEILNPAAFDKGEKHFPKPWPRFHHELKARLFTDDLAALREDMARLGSYSPQALAELRTVFVSRAPQRRNGGAVHKETIYAQPESLKAQGGVIEKVLLTALKPQDLERLVDPHRNERLYTAIRDRLQAHGGKADKAFGPGNPLRKPDKNGDPTGPVVRSVKLVRDKQSGIPIRGGLAKNDTMLRVDVFTKAGKFHLVPVYVHHRVTGLPNRAIVAFKDEAEWTLIDESFGFLFSVYPNDFIRVQQKGKPVIEGYFSSAHRGTGAISLWLHDRNTAERKDGAIEGIGVKVALSMEKFNADVLGRIYPAPPEVRRGLA, from the coding sequence AGCCCCTCCTTTACCGAACCCGACCCGCAGGATCCAAATCGTCAGAATATCGTCAGCGCCTGGGAGTTGCGTCGCCACGGGCTCGATCGCCTGCTTACACCGCTGGAATGGGCGCGCGTCATCTACCACCTGTGCAAACACAGGGGTTTTCACTGGATCAGCAAGGCCGAAGAAGCGGCCGCCGACAGCAACACCGAAGGCGGACGCGTCAAGCAAGGCCTCAAAAGCACCAAGGCGCTGATGGAGTCCAAGGGCTACCGCAGCGCCGCCGAAATGGTGCTGGCCGAATTTCCTACGGCGCAACGCAACAAGCAGGGGCAGTACGACAAGGCACTGGCGCGCGTGCTGCTGGGTCAGGAGTTCGCGCTGCTGTTTGCTACCCAGCGCCGCCTGGGCAACCCCCACGCGAGCGAGCGCTTCGAGGCGTTGCTGCTGGGCTCGGGCGACCGCAAGAGCGGCCTGTTCTGGCAACAAAAACCAGCCCTGTCCGGCGCTGATCTGCTAAAGATGCTGGGCAAGTGCACGTTCGAGAAGGCCGAGTTCCGCGCGCCCAAGGCCAGCTTCACCGCCGAGCGCCATGTCTGGCTGACGCGGCTCAACAACCTGCGCATCGTGGAGGATGGTCGCTCGCGTCCCTTGAGCGAGGCCGAACGCAGCGCCGCCCTGCTGCTGCCTTACCAGACCGAGAGCTTCAAGTACAAATCACTCAAAAGCGCACTGGTCAAGGCCGGACTGTGGAGCGCAGACGTGCGCTTCGGCGGCCTGTCCTACCCCAGCGCGGCGCAAGTCGAGAACGGCAAGGCCAAGGATCCGGAAGACCAAATCCTGGTCAAACTTCCTGCTTGGCACGAGTTGCGCCAGGCCTTCAAGAAGGCCGGACAGGAAGCGCTGTGGCAACGCATCAGCACACCCGCACTAGAAGGCCAGCCCGAACTGCTCGATGAGATCGCCTGGGTGCTCAGCGTGTTCAAGGACGGCGCCGAGGTGGTGCAGCAGCTGCGCCGGCTCGATCTACCCGAGCCCGATGCCAGCATCGCCGTGCTGGAGCAACTGAGCTTCGACAGGTTCTCGAGCCTGTCGCTCAAGGCGCTGCGGCGCATCGTGCCCCTGATGCAGCAGGGCCTGCGCTACGACGAAGCCGTGGCACAAATCCCCGAGTACGGCCACCACAGCCAGTTGATCGCCCCCGACGCCGGCAAGCGCCAATACCTGCCGCCGTTCTATGAGCACGAACGCAAGCACGGCGAGAACGACCGCGTCGGCTCGATGCAGTTTCGCGACGATGCCAACATCCCGCGCAACCCCGTGGTGCTGCGTGCCCTCAACCAGGCGCGCAAGGTGGTCAACGCGCTGATCCGCCGCCACGGCAGCCCGATGGCGGTGCACATCGAGATGGCACGCGACCTCTCGCGGCCACTGGACGAGCGCCGCGAAGTGCAGAAACTTCAGGACGAGTTCAAGGAACGCAACCAGAAGTTACGCGACGACTTCGAAACCTTGTTCAAGCGCAAGCCCAACGGCAAGGACTTCGAAAAGTGGCTGCTCTACAAGGAACAGGGCGGTCAATGCGCCTACTCGCTGAAACCGCTGGCGCCCAGTGGTGACTGCAACGAAATTTTTCTGGATGGCAACACTCAGGTCGACCACGCCCTGCCGTATTCGCGCAGCTACGACGACAGCAAGAACAACAAGGTGCTGGTGCTCACGCGCGAGAACCAGAACAAGGGCAACCGCACCGCCTATGAGTACCTCACCAGCTTTCCGGGCGGCGAAGACGGCGAACGCTGGCGCGCCTACGCCGCCTGGGTGCAGGGCAACAAGGCCTACCGCATGGCCAAGCGCACGCGCCTGCTGCGCAAGAACTACGGCCAGGACGAGGCGCGCGGCTTCATCGACCGCAACCTCAACGACACGCGCTACATCTGCAAGTTCTTCAAGAACTACGTGGAGGAGCACCTGCAACTGGCGCCGCGCGCCGACGGCGAAACCAATCGTCGCTGCGTGGTGCTCAGCGGTCAGCTCACCGCCTTCTTACGTGCGCGCTGGGGCCTGACCAAGGTGCGCAGCGACAGCGACCGCCACCACGCATTGGACGCTGCCGTGGTCGCCGCCTGCACGCATGGCATGGTCAAGGCGCTGGCCGATTACTCACGCGAAAGGGAACTGGAGTTTTTGCGAGAGGGCTTCCCGGACCCGGAAACTGGTGAAATCCTCAATCCCGCCGCGTTTGACAAAGGGGAAAAGCACTTTCCCAAACCTTGGCCGCGTTTTCACCACGAGTTGAAAGCGCGCTTGTTCACCGACGACCTGGCCGCGCTGCGCGAAGACATGGCGCGGCTGGGCAGTTACTCGCCGCAGGCGTTGGCGGAACTGCGCACCGTGTTCGTGTCACGCGCGCCGCAACGGCGCAACGGCGGCGCCGTGCACAAGGAAACCATCTATGCGCAGCCCGAAAGCCTGAAGGCCCAGGGCGGCGTGATCGAGAAGGTGCTGCTCACCGCCCTCAAGCCACAGGACCTGGAACGCCTGGTGGACCCGCACCGCAACGAGCGTTTGTACACCGCCATCCGGGACCGGCTGCAAGCCCATGGCGGCAAGGCCGACAAGGCGTTCGGCCCCGGCAACCCTTTGCGGAAGCCCGACAAGAACGGCGACCCGACCGGCCCCGTCGTGCGCAGCGTCAAGCTGGTGCGCGACAAGCAAAGCGGCATCCCGATCCGCGGCGGCCTGGCCAAGAACGACACCATGCTGCGCGTGGACGTGTTCACCAAGGCAGGCAAGTTTCACTTGGTGCCGGTGTATGTGCACCACCGGGTGACGGGGTTGCCGAATCGGGCGATTGTGGCGTTCAAGGACGAGGCGGAATGGACGCTGATCGACGAGAGCTTCGGGTTTCTGTTCTCGGTGTACCCAAACGATTTCATTCGCGTGCAGCAGAAGGGAAAACCCGTCATCGAGGGGTACTTTTCCAGCGCGCACCGTGGCACCGGGGCCATCAGCCTATGGCTGCACGACCGCAACACCGCGGAGCGCAAAGATGGCGCGATCGAGGGCATCGGCGTGAAGGTCGCCCTGTCCATGGAAAAGTTCAACGCCGATGTACTCGGTCGCATCTATCCCGCCCCGCCCGAGGTGCGCCGTGGTCTGGCGTAG
- a CDS encoding CRISPR-associated protein Cas1, with protein MVWRSVVINRPARLKREHFALVVEQEQSARVPFEDIAVIVLNHREITLTHPVLSACADYGIGLYSTGDNHQPNGVFVPFLPHSRATRMQRLQLSLDKPSIKRAWARIVQAKIGNQARCMELLGVAGADRLASYARRVRSGDGGNLEAQASAYYFPQVFGRSFHRSQESWTNAALDYGYAVLRGACARALVAHGMLPSLGLFHSSEQNAFNLADDLIEPYRPIVDLHVAQQPARPDDAELQPADKVALVGLLNVDVAMPRGQMSVLASIEQAAEALARLYDGGSEQVLELPVLIQLRQHAFEM; from the coding sequence GTGGTCTGGCGTAGCGTCGTCATCAACCGCCCGGCCAGGCTCAAGCGCGAACATTTCGCGCTGGTGGTGGAGCAGGAGCAAAGCGCGCGCGTGCCGTTCGAGGACATTGCCGTCATCGTGCTCAACCACCGCGAGATCACGCTCACCCACCCCGTGCTCTCGGCCTGCGCCGACTACGGCATCGGCCTGTACAGCACGGGCGACAACCACCAGCCCAATGGCGTGTTCGTGCCGTTCCTGCCGCACAGCCGCGCCACGCGCATGCAGCGCCTGCAACTGAGTCTGGACAAGCCCAGCATCAAGCGCGCATGGGCGCGCATCGTGCAGGCCAAGATCGGCAACCAGGCGCGCTGCATGGAGCTGCTGGGCGTGGCCGGGGCCGACCGGCTGGCGTCGTACGCGCGGCGTGTGCGCTCGGGCGACGGCGGCAACCTGGAGGCCCAGGCCAGCGCCTACTACTTTCCGCAGGTGTTCGGGCGCAGCTTTCACCGCAGCCAGGAGAGCTGGACGAATGCCGCGCTGGACTACGGCTACGCCGTGCTGCGCGGCGCCTGCGCCCGCGCGCTGGTGGCGCACGGCATGCTTCCCAGCCTGGGCCTGTTTCACAGCAGCGAGCAGAACGCCTTCAACCTGGCCGACGACCTGATCGAGCCGTACCGCCCCATCGTCGATCTGCATGTGGCACAGCAACCTGCGCGCCCCGACGACGCCGAGTTGCAACCCGCCGACAAGGTGGCGCTGGTCGGCCTGCTGAATGTGGACGTGGCGATGCCGCGCGGGCAGATGAGCGTGCTGGCCTCGATCGAGCAGGCGGCCGAAGCGCTGGCGCGCCTCTACGACGGCGGCAGCGAACAGGTGCTGGAGTTGCCCGTCCTGATCCAGCTGCGCCAGCACGCGTTCGAGATGTAG
- a CDS encoding Mobile element protein, with the protein MAVAARREVVRQLQERGLSERQALRLVSMSASTLRYQPRDDGNGRLRERLTELAGQHRRHGYRMLHSRLRIDGWAINVKRTYRVYREEGLMVRKRRRKKLPVPERQPLVRPIQPNEVWSMDFVFDELANGRRVKTLTVVDDCSKEAVQIAVDTSIPALYVTRVLDQVKAERGLPKVIRTDNGPEFAGRTMQTWAASNGVELRFIQPGKPVQNAYIESFNSRFRDECLSQHWFASLSHMRSVVDNWREDYNHHRPHSTLGYVPPAVFAARCRQHAGGNAQPPASATMQTPGL; encoded by the coding sequence GTGGCCGTGGCGGCGCGTCGCGAGGTCGTGCGGCAGTTGCAGGAACGAGGCTTGAGCGAGCGCCAGGCCTTGAGGCTGGTAAGCATGAGCGCCAGCACCCTGCGCTACCAACCCCGCGACGACGGCAACGGCCGGCTGCGCGAGCGCCTGACGGAGCTCGCCGGCCAGCATCGCCGCCACGGCTACCGGATGCTGCACAGCCGCCTGCGAATCGACGGCTGGGCGATCAACGTCAAGCGCACGTACCGGGTCTACCGTGAGGAAGGCCTGATGGTGCGCAAGCGGCGACGCAAGAAGCTGCCGGTGCCCGAACGGCAACCGCTCGTGCGCCCCATCCAACCCAACGAGGTGTGGAGCATGGACTTCGTGTTCGACGAACTTGCCAACGGCCGGCGGGTCAAGACGCTGACGGTCGTGGACGACTGCAGCAAGGAGGCGGTGCAGATCGCCGTGGACACATCGATCCCGGCGCTGTACGTCACGCGGGTGCTCGACCAGGTCAAGGCCGAACGCGGGCTGCCCAAGGTGATCCGAACCGACAACGGGCCGGAGTTCGCCGGCAGGACGATGCAGACCTGGGCGGCCAGCAACGGCGTCGAGCTACGCTTCATCCAGCCCGGCAAGCCGGTTCAGAACGCCTACATCGAGAGCTTCAATAGCCGCTTCCGCGACGAGTGCCTGTCGCAGCACTGGTTCGCCAGCCTGAGCCACATGCGCAGCGTCGTCGACAACTGGCGCGAGGACTACAACCACCACCGGCCGCACAGCACCCTCGGGTACGTGCCGCCGGCCGTGTTCGCCGCGCGTTGCCGCCAGCATGCTGGCGGCAACGCGCAACCACCCGCATCAGCTACGATGCAAACCCCTGGGCTCTAG
- a CDS encoding Insertion element IS407 (Burkholderia multivorans) transposase → MKKRYTEEQIIGFLREADAGLPVKELCRKHGFSEPSYYAWKAKFGGMNVSDAQRLKALEAENTKLKKLLANSMLEIDAMREVLKGK, encoded by the coding sequence ATGAAGAAGCGATACACCGAGGAGCAGATCATTGGCTTTCTGCGCGAGGCCGATGCCGGATTGCCGGTCAAGGAGCTGTGCAGGAAGCATGGTTTCAGCGAGCCGAGCTACTACGCCTGGAAGGCCAAGTTCGGCGGCATGAACGTGTCGGACGCGCAGCGCTTGAAGGCGCTCGAGGCCGAGAACACGAAGCTCAAGAAGTTGCTGGCCAACTCGATGCTCGAGATCGACGCGATGCGCGAGGTGCTCAAGGGAAAATAG
- a CDS encoding Mobile element protein yields MPSKTKMKNAAIAARSAALPSIPRELIDRFVTGPMSGEAVNAASMAFKKALIERALGAELGHHLGYPSGDAKPEGAANQRNGKSAKTVLTDDGPLRIEVPRDREGSFEPLLIPKHERRFTGFDDKIIAMYARGMTMREIQGFLQESYGVEVSAEFISSVTDAVMAEVTAWQARPLEPMYPVVFFDALRVKIREDAVVRNKAIYLALGILPDGTRDILGLWIEGTEGAKFWMKVFNDLKTRGVGDILIAVTDGLKGMAEALGAVFPATTLQTCIVHLIRNSLDYASWKDRKALAAAIKPIYTATSAEAAQAELDAFERGPWGQKFPTVAGAWRRAWDRVIPFFAFPPSIRRVIYTTNAIESINARLRKIIKTRGHFPSDDAATKLIWLALRNITADWSRAAHNWKEAMNQFAILYEDRFTKAGA; encoded by the coding sequence ATGCCAAGCAAGACGAAGATGAAGAACGCGGCCATAGCCGCCAGGTCGGCGGCGCTGCCGTCGATCCCGAGGGAACTGATTGACCGGTTCGTGACCGGCCCGATGAGCGGCGAGGCGGTCAACGCCGCGTCGATGGCGTTCAAGAAGGCGCTGATCGAGCGCGCGCTGGGCGCCGAACTCGGCCACCACCTGGGCTACCCGAGCGGCGACGCCAAGCCCGAGGGGGCGGCCAACCAGCGCAACGGCAAGAGCGCCAAGACCGTACTGACCGATGATGGCCCGCTGCGCATCGAGGTGCCACGCGATCGCGAAGGCAGTTTCGAGCCGCTCTTGATCCCCAAGCACGAGCGCCGTTTCACCGGCTTCGATGACAAGATCATCGCCATGTACGCGCGCGGCATGACCATGCGCGAGATCCAGGGTTTCTTGCAAGAGAGCTACGGTGTCGAGGTCAGCGCCGAGTTCATCAGCTCGGTCACCGACGCGGTCATGGCCGAGGTGACGGCTTGGCAAGCGCGGCCCTTGGAGCCGATGTACCCGGTGGTGTTCTTCGACGCGCTGCGCGTGAAGATCAGGGAAGACGCGGTGGTGCGCAACAAGGCCATCTACCTGGCCCTGGGGATCCTTCCCGACGGTACGCGCGACATCCTGGGGCTGTGGATCGAAGGCACCGAGGGTGCCAAGTTCTGGATGAAGGTGTTCAACGACCTGAAGACCCGCGGCGTGGGCGACATTCTGATCGCCGTCACCGATGGCCTCAAGGGCATGGCCGAGGCCCTGGGCGCGGTGTTCCCGGCCACCACGCTGCAAACGTGCATCGTGCACTTGATCCGCAACTCGCTGGACTACGCGAGTTGGAAGGACAGGAAGGCGCTGGCCGCGGCCATCAAGCCGATCTACACGGCCACCAGCGCCGAGGCGGCACAGGCCGAGCTCGATGCCTTCGAGCGCGGTCCCTGGGGCCAGAAGTTCCCCACCGTCGCGGGCGCCTGGCGCCGGGCCTGGGATCGCGTGATTCCGTTCTTCGCGTTCCCGCCGTCCATCCGCAGAGTGATCTACACCACCAACGCGATCGAGAGCATCAACGCGCGGCTGAGGAAGATCATCAAGACCCGCGGCCACTTCCCCAGCGACGACGCGGCCACCAAGCTGATCTGGCTGGCGCTGCGCAACATCACGGCCGACTGGAGCCGCGCGGCGCACAACTGGAAGGAGGCAATGAACCAATTCGCGATCCTCTACGAAGATCGGTTCACGAAGGCCGGTGCGTAA
- a CDS encoding CRISPR-associated protein Cas2 translates to MRMLVFFDLPVVTKADRRAYTVFRRFLLNDGYDMIQFSVYGRILNGSDAVEKHMQRLLANLPPEGSVRMLTVTEKQFASMKLLVGLPLFQEKKVGAAQIALF, encoded by the coding sequence ATGCGCATGCTGGTGTTCTTCGACCTGCCCGTCGTGACCAAGGCCGATCGGCGGGCCTACACCGTGTTTCGCCGCTTTCTGCTGAACGACGGCTACGACATGATCCAGTTTTCGGTCTACGGCCGCATCCTGAACGGCAGCGACGCGGTCGAAAAGCACATGCAGCGCCTGCTGGCCAACCTGCCGCCCGAAGGCTCGGTGCGCATGCTGACGGTGACGGAAAAGCAGTTCGCCAGCATGAAACTGCTGGTCGGCCTGCCGCTGTTTCAGGAAAAAAAGGTCGGCGCAGCCCAGATCGCGCTGTTCTGA